From Bremerella sp. JC817:
TGAAAGGCTGGCACTAATTCCTGAATTATGAAAAGTGTCATTGGACAAGTTATGAATTGCAACAAGTCGTTGGAGTGAATCTGCACCTCATGTGCCGCCTCGTGAAGTGCAGTAGCTTACTCGATCCTCGAAAATAATTGGGTACCCTGGCATGGTTGGCAAAACAACACTGACGATGTTCTCAGCGGGCGCTGGTGACTCCTTTCTTGTGGAGCACGATTCAAGCGAAAGCTTATCGATATTGGTGGATGGTGGGTACGCACAAACTTTTCGTAAGATGCTATTGCCATTACTGCGACAAGAGTATCAAAAACTACGTCACATTGATCTGCTTATTACAACTCACATCGATGCTGACCATATTGGAGGTATTCTTGCCTTTTTAAAGCAGAATGGGAATGTAGATACGCCCAGCATTGCGCCAGTTAGGTTCGCATGGCACAATAGCCTCAGAAGTTTGGGTGGTCTTAACGGTGGCGAGGGGCAGCTAGGCACTGCAGATCTTGCAGTCCTTTCGCAGGTTCGCCAACGCGGCTTTTTGGAAAGAGAAGAATCTTCGCCTTCTGAGATCTCCGCAATGCAAGGAAGTTCATTAGCGTCGCTTCTTCAGCAAAATGGCTATTCTTGGAATGAATCACGGCCAATTGTCAAAGGAATAAAATACGAAGTTGCACCAAACTGCGAGATTCATGTGATCTCACCACCTGTAGAGCGTCTCGTGGAACTACGAAGTTATTGGATAAGAAAGTTCCGAGAACTAGGGTTCGCAGGAATAATCTCAAAATCAGAGGTCTTCGAAGATGCATTCGAGTTCATGTGTTCCTTTGAGTCCGTTGATGAGAATGTTTCCGAGGAGATCTCCTCTATTGACGAAAACGCTGCCACCCTAAGTGACGTTTATACTCCTGACGACGCAATAACGAATGGAAGTTCGATAGCATTCGTGCTGGCGATGGGTATGACCCGGATATTGTTCCTCGGGGACTGCTGGG
This genomic window contains:
- the avs1a gene encoding AVAST type 1 anti-phage system MBL fold metallo-hydrolase Avs1a — protein: MVGKTTLTMFSAGAGDSFLVEHDSSESLSILVDGGYAQTFRKMLLPLLRQEYQKLRHIDLLITTHIDADHIGGILAFLKQNGNVDTPSIAPVRFAWHNSLRSLGGLNGGEGQLGTADLAVLSQVRQRGFLEREESSPSEISAMQGSSLASLLQQNGYSWNESRPIVKGIKYEVAPNCEIHVISPPVERLVELRSYWIRKFRELGFAGIISKSEVFEDAFEFMCSFESVDENVSEEISSIDENAATLSDVYTPDDAITNGSSIAFVLAMGMTRILFLGDCWAEDAVSGISDEFSESFPIIFDAIKVSHHGSVRNTSPKLLSMIDSPRFLISTSGEQHGHPSLAVLKEIVDRPASFKRTLYFNYESRASEMISNYQRNSGSEFDVVVSNNPRIVIEK